The genomic window GAGGCGTTGAGCTCCCCGTTCATTTCATCATCGGTTCTGTTAAAAACTTgatgccaccacctcacctcgcCCAGTTTGGGGAAAATGAGCCGCTCTCGTCCCTTTGTGTGGTCGTCAATAGTTGGTTCATATCGGTCATTCGTGAACTCCGGTCGCCTGCTCATAAAGTAGCCCCAGACACTCCGAGTACGTTCCCGCAGATTGGCCTCGTGGCGTTGTCGCTCATTGTTGTATAAGAAAGTACCATATTGACACGAGTAAACATGGTATAGCAGTCGTCGAAGGAACCGTTCGTTGAACTCAAATCTGTTAGGATGCTGGCGGAGAAGTTGATAGGTGGCATCAAGGAACTGGTGGAAGACAGGCGAGACATCTCTCAACCTCGTCGTCTGCTCCTCGGCAGCATTTGGGGCTGTGGCTTGTTTGACCTCGTCGACTgcggcaccctcctcctggtCTGATCCCGCCTCCTTGTCATTGGTGACATTCTTGGACCAGAATCTCTTCGCGCTGGCCATGACATTCTCGACAACATCTCCACGGCCATCATTCTCACCTGGGCGCACTGCAGAGCCCGCAAGCGCATCACTGTCGACTGTAAACCAACTCTCATGGCTCATGTGTCCAGACCGCAACTGAAACATGTGGCCAAACGAAAGCCAATCTTTCTCAACCAGCACAATGAAGCCCTCCAAAGTGCGGTAATAGGGATCAAGCATTAGCTGAGACAGGGCGCAAAGCTGGCTTGTCCGATCCCAGCCATCCGAGCAGTGAATAAGGGCATGCGAATGCTGAATCCCGACTTGCCGCGCTATTATCGACGATCCATCCAAGATTCCAGCGATATGCTTCAACCACTTGCTCTTCATCAGAAGATCTCTGTttggaggaaaaggagaaatATCGGCATCCTTGATTGCGCTGATGACCTTGTCGAGCGAGTCCCTCATGACATGAATATTGTCTATATTTAAAAAGACCTTCTTCGCATATTTGTAGTAGTCCATGTTCTCCGACCCCATGCCTATAGCCTGCATGGCATATGAGTTGATGGCAGGCCGCGCATCCACAATAAGGTTATGCTGCTGGGCACCATATATTAGACGCTTCCCGGTCTTCTCGTCGTACATCACGTTGGGCGCGGCAATGAGCTCGTCCTCCATTCTCTCTGTGTCGGAAAGAGACATATCAGTGGGAGCATCGGGACTATCCGCACTGAGATCCACATGGCTTGACGATGGGCTATGGTCTGCCTGTATGCTCGCATTTGCAGGAGATGGCGAGTTGCCATCCAGAAAGTCTGTCGAAGCTGAAAAGCATGCGCCAACGAGTTTCTCGTCCTGGATGCTCCGCTTCATCCTGAGCCCCACAAAGGGCTGTGAGCTGCGGGTGATAGTACAGTTGTTGACGGGATGAATATATGTCAAAGTAGGGATCCGGGCCCGAGACCGAAAGTTGGCGGCATATTTCAGCGTATTATCCGAAATCTTTGAAGGCACGGCGAGAACGGCCGGATACGTCGGGGAGAAGGCATAGTCCTTATTGATGTTCGTAATCCTCCAGCCCAAGTCTGCTGACTTTTCACTGATCCCTTGTCGCCTGAACTCGGCCCTCGCGTCGTACAGGTCCCATCCGTTGATCTTGGATTCGAGAGAGTTGGAGGGCGGGGAGTAGTTGAATGCTAAGAGCTTATCAACGCTCCCCAGCCTGCAGGTCTTTGCGCGGATGAACTCGAAGGCATCCCGAGCCTGCTTGTCGTCTGTGAAGTTGAAACTGACAAAGGTAAAATCCCTGAAACGAAGCCGTAGCGATGAAGGGATACCGCTCGATGGGGGCGTTGGTCGCAAAGCGCAGTGGGATATGATGTGAAATGCGAACCATACTTGTTTCGTGTGTTTCTTCGCTTTTGGATCCGGAGCTGCCGCTGATTCTGGAGGGAAACGAAAGACGAGATGGTAGTCAGTCAGAGCCAGGTCGCCCTGTTCTGGCTTTCCGCCTCGAAGTGCTTGCACATTGCTATAGTACTAAGGTGTCATTGGAGTTTAGCAGCAGCTCGGGAGAAAATGCAGCTTCGAAACCACATACGTGCTTGTGCTGCGGCGCCGCCATGGTGAATATGGGGACAAGGCCGCCCCAATGTCACGACGAGAGAAAGCAGGAGTCGTCGCCCGTCACGCAGGCAATCGCGAAGTCGAGCTCAACAATCAGGGGTCGTCAATCGATGGAGGAAGACAAGAGCCGAGATGCCTTGACACTTGACAGGGTGACGACGTGTGGGGTATCACTTTGTAAGTGGAAATCGAGCTTCATCCGCAGAGGGTGTAGCCAGAAGACTCTATAAATCAGTATACCAGCCGAACAGAACCATGGCAGGTTTAGACTTTGGCTTTTTCAAAGTGTTGCGCAAGCCGCCGTTATGAGTGTAGGCTTGGAGGAATCACAAGACCAAGTACCACCAGCCTGCACCTGCTGTCGGCCACTGGGCATCACTGCACCACTGGCGCTTGACGTCGACGGTTCCCCCACTAAGAAGCACAGACCTCGCAGCTGACAGTTTGTTCGAGGTTGAATTTGATAGGTGCACGCCTCACCCAAGTGGCCGTACGCCCAAAATCAAGGCCCGTCCTCATTGGCGCAGGCAAACCCTACTCCACTTTTGTACACCCGGAGCCCACCAAGATTCAAAAAAGCAGTGTGCAAGTCGAATTTCCCCTCTGAGAAAAGTTTGGTGAACACCGCGATCAGGCCTaccctcaacctccagcaACCACCGAAATCCCGTAGGTCGCTCAGTACCAAACCGACATCATGGCTGTTCCCGGCACTCAGATGTAAGTCGAGAGAATTCCCGTCGTTTGAACCATCTTCAATTCGGCCATATTCGacggcagagagagagagtgagagagtctggaggaggggaatcTGGAGATGGACGGCTTTCTGAAACTCTCGAGGAGGCTTCATGGGCAAAGCTCAAAAATTGGGAACAATGGCTGACTTGTCTGTGTCTGCAGCTCCAAGCGGAGAAAGTTCGTCGCTGACGGTGTCTTCTACGCCGAGTTGAACGAGTTCTTCCAGCGCGAGTTGGCCGAGGAGGGCTACTCCGGCGTCGAGGTCCGCGTCACTCCCACCGTTaccgacatcatcatccgcgCCACCCACACCCAGGAGGTTCTCGGTGAGCAGGGTCGCCGCATCCGCGAgctcacctccctcatccagAAGCGCTTCAAGTTCCCCGAAAACTCGGTCTCCCTCTACGCCGCCAAGGTCCAGAACCGTGGTCTCTCCGCCGTCGCTCAGTGCGAGTCCCTTCGCTACAAGCTCCTCAACGGTCTTGCCGTTCGCCGTGCTTGCTATGGTGTCCTCCGCTTCATCATGGAGTCCGGCGCCAAGGGCTGCGAGGTCGTCGTTTCCGGCAAGCTCCGCGCTGCTCGCGCCAAGTCCATGAAGTTCACGGACGGCTTCATGATCCACTCCGGTCAGCCCGCTAAGGACTTCATCGACAGCGCCACCCGCCACGTTCTCCTCCGCCAGGGTGTCCTTGGTATCAAGGTCAAGATCATGCGCGGCTCTGACCCCGAGGGCAAGGCCGGCCCCCAGAAGTCTCTCCCCGACgccgtcaccatcatcgaccCCAAGGAGGAGACCCCCGTCGTTCAGCCTATGAGCCAGGACTACGGTGCTaaggccgccgctgcccaggctgctgctgaggctgcccgccaggaggagcaggctggtgctgaggaggaggctgcccCTGCCGCTGAGCAATAGGATGCTCGCGGTAGAGGTGCTGGACAATCTCCCAAGATACCCCAGTCCTACGTCGATCTGGGTGCTGAGCCTGCGCCCAACAACAGCGATGACTGGTAAATCGGAAAGGGGAGCGTTGTGGcagggatgaggaggtcTTTCTTTTGGGCGCGCCACACGCTCATCGGTATGGTTGCAGGAATGGGTTTACGGCGTCAACTTTGAGCATATTGCATTGAGTCTGCAAAAGGGAAAACGGACGGGTTGTTGCTTTATGGAGGGGTGGCTTTGTAACTATCTACAGAACCCATGGACAAGGGCAGCAACGTCAAGATGATCCTGATAACACACCGGGAATAGACCTCCTGAACAAAGTGAACGGGCTCTCTTGTGTGACATGCCGGTGGTGAAGGGCGCCAGATGTATTTTGTTTTAACAATGTGATACCActtgttttctttgcctCGATGATATCTGGGTGGATGGCTCCGGACGTTGGTACAACTAAACCAACCACACGACTATTTTCCATTCCCACCAACCCTTTTTTGCCAGCCAGCTTTGGCTGGCGATTTTCTAGAGAATAATGTATGCAATGGTATCGTAGCATACAGGAAGCTTCAATCTGGTGCGACAAAGACAATATTCTCGACACATCACATACCAGAACACCACACTGTAGGCCACCACCCTTTTATCCCCGCCCTCTGTACCGATAGCATGGCATGGTATATATTGCACCTGAAGATATCCATCAAACAATTAACAGTCAATTTTTACACAACCAGAAAAAACCCAAGGGAgcctaaaaaaaaaaaaaagtagaTCAAAAAGCTTTGTTGTTAAAACATTGAATaacccacccaacctcccGGTAATCCACCCATTGAACAAAGATATCCATTAACACAATATTTCCCATTGATTTATGCACCCTCAAACGCCATTTTGTGAcgtccccctttcccctctcccgcccccgagaagaaaaagccGCCATATATATATCTCTCTCTTCAAAGATCCAATGAATGCCACAAGAGACAACTGTGTGATAATAGTAGCAGCAAACCATGTAGTAAAAATACATcccaaagaaaaagcaaatatgcccccctccaacccccatcatcatcatctatCCCCGACTTCCTACTCTGCAGCTCTATTGACTCGTTATACGCATTCCCCGCCGTCAAATGCGTCCCGTGACCCCCACTCCCGCCGTTTGGTCTCCCATTCGTTTGCTGTTGGGAAAAACTCGAAATCATGGGAGAGCGCGGGTCCACGTCGTCGTCTGTGTCGTCTGCCAAGTCGTGAAGACCAAGCCCGGCCTCTTCGTCGTAGGCCCGGATGAGACCGTCACGATCACCGCCCGTGCGGCTGCCGACGCTCATCCGGTGGGATTGGGAGCGGCGGGCTTCCATGCTCATTCTTGTCTGGATGCTAGAAATCATGTCGGTTCCCGTCGAGTCGCCGCCGCTTCTGCGGGCCAACGTCTTGGTGCCTGAGGGGTCGGTTCggctgaggttgaggaggtagaCGCCCGTGAATGTGACGAGGAAGCcgcagaggagggagagggtgttgactgTGTCGGTTGTGTTGAAACCTTGAaagaggatgaaggaggCAATAAGAGTTGCCGTCGTGAAAGTGACATAGTAGAGGGGGTTAACGCTAGTCAATGTTAGCGATAGTCCCAAGGCTGCCGCATGACTGGCGAGGCTTACATGTTGGTAGGGAACTGGCTCAGAGCCTTGTTAAAGTAGTTCATCTGGGTAAGGATACAAACCACAGTAATGATCATAAAGACATAAGTCGACGGGTGGCTGAACTGGTTGTGCCCCGCAAAGGTCAACTTGAGGGCAATGCCAAACGCCTTGACGGCCATGACCGAGATGGATCCAACAGTCGAACAAATGCTCAGGTAGACAAGAGGATTCTTCTTGCCGTGGATCGGCCCAACCTTGTAGATCATAATCGTCGCGAAAATGCAGACGAACAGCGAGTAGAACAAGAAGCCTATACCTGGTCAGCCACATCTTCCTGGAGCATGTCCCAGCAGCCAATGTTGGTTCATACCTGGCTGAATCGCATATTCGAGAATCTGGTCAATAGTCTGAATATCCTCGTCAGGGGACGCATGCAGCACAATAATGACAGCTCCGATCAGACAGAGGGCGCTCCCCAGCTTGCCCAACGTCCCCAACTCCTCATTGAGCACGTATGACCCCACCACAGCTCCCACTAACACCGACAGCGCTCCAAGAGgggtgacgaggatggccGGCGCAAAAGCGTAAGCTGCAAAGTTGAAGATTTCGCCCAAAACCACTGTATGCTTCGTCAGCGCGCGCAGTTCCCTCGAGATCCAGGGAGGAAGATGTCCATACAGCAAACAATGCCTGCCCACCACATTGGGTTCTTCAAGTAAACGAACCCATCCCCTTCAAACCCATGCCTTTCTTCTGCTTGCATCAATCCCTATAACAGCCGGTCACCAGGTCAGCATTCTTCCTTTCGTCCCGTATGGCGTGGCCTGTGGGCATGTGCTTGGTGTGTAACATGAGTGGGCTGGCTGTTCGAGCTGGGAGGCCGTACctttttggtgatgacgaaGCTGATACCTGTCCACGACCAGAGTTAGCCCCAATCGCTCTCCCGGGTCCTCGAGATCAGTGAATATGCGCATACCTATTGCTAAACTCGAGCTCATGGCCAAGGCCAGGCCAATATATCTAAAAGACAGAAAACCACAGCGTCAGTTGCGATGCGCCACCAGGGCTGAGCCCCCAAGACCTGCAAAACAGGCTGCAAAGAAAAGGGCAGCAGCAtacttctcctccaacatcatcttgAAAGCAATACAAAGAAAACGAGCGCGACGGCAGCAACGAGAACGCGCTGCCtgtgttcttgttgttgtttttgttgttgttgtggcggtggtggttacTGCGAACCGGAGCCGGAGCTACACTGTCGAGGTTTCTAGGAGGGGCAAGCAAGCAGCCGCTCTCTCTCGCGCCGGGCGAGGGTCtgcaggaaaaaaaagcgaagaaagaaaaacaagaagaatATCAAGCTTTTGGCCGTCTGATATGCATTCGGTAGATCTTTTCCAATACTAATTGAGAGCTTGGAGCGCAATCCGTTTTCCGTGTAATGTTTTTTTCCCTGCTCGGTCGAAAGTACGCAGCGGTTTTCGTCTCGTCTGATGAGGACACAGGTGGCTCGTGGGTGCGCTCGTggctcggcggcggcggcgggcggaggagggccgTAATAGTTAAGCAAGTGTTACCTAGGGTTGGATATGCGCTGGGGCTGCTTGGGTTCGTGTTGTTGCCGTCTGTGGTGTTTCCCCAGTGATATCGCTGACCCAAGGGAATTTGTCCAGACACCAGATCAGAGTTCCGtttgtgtggtgtgtgtttACTTGGTAGCGCAAACGAATGTGTTCTGATAGAGCATGGAGAGAAGTGTTGCTGGTAAGTTTCATTCGAGGCCCCCTGCTGCGGTGGTGTCGAGCTGCAAAGTCTGGGGACGGGCTGGTTTCAAGAaacctcaaccaacccctgcTCAAGAAATTCTGGACCCCTGGGGCCTGCACGCCTGACAGGGTCACGACACACAGTGCGCCGTCGCTGTttttggttgtggttggccTGCTGAAGTTTGGGTCGAGGGCGGCTCACCAAGGACGGGACAAGAGAGAGGACACGAGGCGGCCGCGCCGCACACGAGCAGTTCTCCCATCCTTTCAACGCTCTTTTCCTATCAACTCTAATTTGAGGCTTGAAGATTGAAGAAAATCCTAGATTAGAACGTAGCTTCCTATCTCGATATGTTCCCCTACCAAACTATCAATCACCTGCCACCAGTACCAAGACCCAAGTACGCCCCTTCATCTCAGGGTTCTcttcaacaaaaaaactATAAATtgtcccccttccccccatcccccgcaGAGCTTGCAAGTTATTACAGCGTCGTCAGCAGCTGGAAATGAACCCACCAGTGTCCCTCGGCTCATGGAATCCCAGCAATATCACGCCGTTGAAATCCACATGCCTGCAGACGTCTAAAAACATAACTGCCCTCAAAGTCCGTTCTACACATACAACCCCATCTACAATGTAgatctctctctcccgccAGATCTCAGGGATTCGCGATGCTCACATGGGATGACATCGAACCAGACAAAGAAACAGACAGACCTGAGAACCTCGGGACGCACAGGCGAAGGTACCAAACACCCAAACTCCCCCGACCTCCcctcacatcaaccccctcccctgaaGTATGCAGATCCCCGTACTCTGTACCTACATAACGTAAGCTTTCCATTGTAGAGTGCAACAACAAGGTCAGCTTTCTGGAAGAGTTTATCCATCTTACTCTGTCCATTACTGTAGGACATGCCCATGCAATTTACAGAGGATGTTATTAGCGAAGCAATCACACCTCAAATAATATAGGTTTCACAACAAATCCGTAGCATCTTCAAATACCACATCTGCTCATCATAGCTCACGTCTGTGCGATCAAACCAGGTAGCTCCTGTAACTCTCCCAAGAGTCACAGCCAAGCTCCCTCTACTCATGTACCTAACATGTTCCAGTACATCCGAACCCTGAAAATCGTGGCAGTGCAAACAAAAAAACTGGGTACCTCAAATCAGCTTATTCGTCTTGGGTTTTCCCTTCGAAGTACCTCAACGTCCGCCCTTCCCGGTGCCAGACTGCTGGtgcctttttctcttcaccTCTCTTTACAATAATTCGGGCAACTCTTCTCAATCCGTACATTGCTACACAACACCCCATCAAcactctcctctccccctaTCTCTCAGGATCAAGTCAACATTCTGGACTCAGGGCAAAAGCTTCCTATAATCGTCGAAAGAAGATCGAAAATCAGAAGTgacaaaaagccaaaaggGTGACAGTGAGAActgagaaaaaaaaggaagagatCCCCAGTGCCCACCCCTCTTTCCCTTCCACCACTCTGAAATCCATCTTACTTTTGTCAAAAACCAGaaaaccccccacccatcctccaaATCGTCATCCCCAAAGTAACTCTCAACTAGCTACGTCGACTACCGAACTCAGCTAGATAGCCCCTTGCCGTGAGAAGCTGGGTCTATCTCTGAAACTAACAGACCCCCAGTTGAGATGgacgagaaagaagaaaaaaaccgaAGCCTGCCTCCAATGATTGATTCCAAAAGCCAACGCCATGACAAGCCTGCTGAAAAGCCAGCTCCAGCCGTTGATAAGCCCCCCTggcccatcccatccccagccAATGCAGAAATTTTGCCCATCCATGGTAGTGTTACATATAAATGCTGGGTATAAAATTGCAATGCTGTGGCCTGCATGCGGTAACGTCGATTCAGCCCAAGGCTGAAAGTTGTTTGATTAATGATATTGCGTTGCTGCGCAAGTAATGAGTGACCGTGCTGGCCCACGCAGATGCAAAAAGATCGCAAAAATGATGAAATTTCGGCAGAACTTCGCAATCGTGATACCGTCACCCTCTTCGATGTGTTGCCGAAAACTTACCTGGGCATTTCACAATACGAGCTGTCGATGATTGGCCGAAATGAGTACCTTCGAAAACAAAAACGGGACGGGGTCAGAACCTTTTCCTTCGAAGAAAGATGTCGCGGCTGAACTACAACCGTGTCTCAGAGATATGGGCAAGAAAAACCTGTACAGAGCCCGCCGATTATGTCCGACGACGCTTGTGATCTATCCGTATGTAAGTATGAGCACGTCGTATTGGGGAAAGGTGGGAACGCATACCGGATTCCTCAGCGAGGCTCTCTGCATCGTCAGTTCTGTATCGTTTTCCAGTGGGGCTCGACGgagcaaggtcaaggtcaggCTGCGGTTCAAATGTGATGTCTCCTTCCGCCTCGTCATGCACCTCTTCGtactcatccccatcattgCCCCAGTCAatttcatcaccatcttccacTGGAGCCGCTACGGAGTGCGGCGCGCTGTTATCTGGCGTGAAAGAATCATCTGCCCCATCGTTCTCGTCGTAGTCAATTTCGTCGCCGTTCATGGTCGTGCTCGTATGATCGGACGCTGTGTCTCCTGTTGCTGATGCAGACGGCCCCTGTTGCGGATCTTTACTCACAGTGGGGGACATGCCCCGAGAGACTTGTGAAATCTCAGCCTGCCAGTCCGTTTCCAGAGCGTCTTCATTGTTATCGGCTGCGGTGTTGGTAACCTCGGGCACGCCGTTCAATATTTCTCCGCCTTGACCGCCGTCGCCTTCTTGCTCGTCGATTGTTGAGAGGCCGCCGTCCTGGTCAAAAGTGAGGAGAAGATCGTTATCTTGAAAGCGAGGAATGTTAGCGTCGCTGTAGTGACCAAAACTGATGCTTATCTGCGAACTGGCGCGAGAGTGAGACGTAAAGAAATTGTTGGTCAATGGCGATGCCGCGTCCAACATATTCaagccctcttcctccacgtTGTCCTCGTTATCAGAATAATCGATGATGTACTCCTCATCGACGGTAAAGCTTGACGAACCCATCTCAGATGTCGCTCTGGACCCAAGTTGAGTTCCGCTTGCACCCTCCAGCTCGCAAggttcgtcatcatcatcataatcGATGTCAAATTCAACTGCGGGGGTGGCGAGCTGCGACGCCCTGGTCGAACTCGTACTGGACAAAAGCAGATTGTTGGTGGGGTgtaaagaaaaagggggtttaCCATTTGAACCTGTTGTCAGTTCAAACACACCATTGCTGGTGAGTTGAGCCTCCTCAGTTGTTTCCAGCTCTGTGATGACATCGAAGGCCTCATCGGCGTCCTTCATCTCCTGCTCATCCACATCGACATCGACAGACTCGTAGGAAACCTGTTCTTGAGGAAAGTCCGAGGTATTGGAATCCTCAGCGTGCACAGTCTCGAGGGTTGTTTGATATACAACCTGATCATCATGGTCTGGCTGCCCTTCAGCTGCTAGCTCTGGCGATTGGGAGTGTGTGCTGGAGATGGCAGCATCTTCGTTTTGAGTGGTAGCGTCGTTCTCAACAGCAGGCGATACGCTAGGATTGTGGCTTTGATCATGGTTAGAAGCGATGCCATTGACTGGGGTCTCGTTTTCATAGCTATCATGGGCCgtgtcatcatcctcgtcaacaaGGAGTTCTTCGTTGACCCATCTTTTCTGATGGTTAGATTCGGTATGCTCAGAATGCTCATGTTCAGAGAGCACGCTTCCAGAGCGGCATGGCGATTCGCCGCCATACTTGGCCTCATCAAGAAGTTGTAGGAAGCGCTCTTCGCAATCGTGCTGGACAATCAACTGCAAAACAGGAACTGAGGCGATGGCGGTGTCTTTTGCCGCCAATGCAGCGTGGCAATCCAGTAGTTCACGGAGTGTCCGGTTGAGAAACCTTTCACTAGACCTTTCGCCAAACTCGAGGTCCAGAGAGTCAAAACTGACCAAGAGGGTATCGGTAGGGGCAATTTCGTTCGCAATGACTTGgcgaagagaagagagaaactGTGCAAGGGGCTCATCCATCTTCTTGACGTCCGACAGAAAGAAAGCGTCTGGGTCGTCATTTGCAGTCCCAAACAGCGAGTAGTTGACGTCATTGTAAAAGACCTCAATGTCGGGAACACCATGAAGAGAACTCGCAAGATCTTCGATCGCCTTGTCAACTTCACTAAGGCCGCCTCTGggttcctcgtcatcatccatgAGGTAATCCTCGTTGCCATCAGCATGATTTGAGCCGGCCTCATAGTCCATATTGCTGTGGCTGCCCAGTTCAGGaaccttctccttctcgtcgtcatcatcatcattatcatcatcatcatgatcaaGCTGGTCGTCAAGATCTTCTTCGACCATAGGTTTCTCTGATTCAATGTTGTTCAGTAAAACCGCCTGGTCTTCCTGTGCATGGATCTGGGGTTGGCCGATGGAATTATCATGCTGAGGGCTGGGCTGTTCATCTGCTTCATACTCTGGTTGGTCCTCATGTTGAGGCTCAATCTGGTCCTCGGCTTCATACTCTGGCTCGTCCTCATGCTGAGGCTCAGACTGGTCTTCAGCCTCAAACTCTGGCTCGTCTCCAAGCTGAGGCTCGGCCTGGTTTTCAGCTTCATACTCCGGTTGGTCCTCATGCAGAGGGTCCAACTCGTCTTCCGCTTGATATTCCGGCTGCTCAGCATCTGCGACGGCCAGATCTTGGGCATTCTCGTCAGCCTTGACGGCCTCCGTGGTCAAGCTGTAGTCCTCTTCGTAGCCGATCTCTTCTTGATACTCCAGGCCTGTCGCCGCGATCTCATCACCCGCTACTTCGTTCGGGGGGCCTTCATCTTCAGCTGAATTGGTCGCGGCATGCTCCgagtgagcttcttcttcgtcgtcttcatAGCCAATCTCGTCAACTTGATCGACTACATTCTTGGTGATTACTGCAGGGGCGTCTTGTTGGTTCTCATCTGCCTGATCATAAACGCCATCCAGCTGGAAATCAAATCCATCGGCATCAAAATCCGGGACAGCCTCCTGATCTAACTGGCCCAAGGGGCCAGGGTCCACGGCCAGCTCAACCTGGTCCATGGTGAgctgggttggagatgggtGATATGTCGAACGCAGCCCGACGCGTAGGCTACGTTTTTTGGTTGGTTATGAGCGGCTATTGCCGTGTTGGTTGGTAGAAAGTATATGGTGGAAAGCGGTGGGCTTGATACTGAAAATCCGCAGGATTATCGACGACGCCAGTGGCTGGACGTGGGGCTGAGGTCGAGTTTACGTTTTTTCTTACGGCAAACGCTGAAATCGAGCGAATGGTTGTACACGCTCAGTCCAGTCGATACGGTAGGACCGGAGGGCAGGAGTGGAAAAGTCGAGGGGCGCGCGGAATTCAGGTTACGGTTGATGGTCAACTACTGAGTTTAGGTTGTGGTTTGGGCGAATCCAGCACATGGGCAAGAGCTCCAAGTGGAAATGGAGAaagttcttgttcttgtacAGGGAGCTCCTGAAGAACGGTGGGATGCCGACTTCTAATTTTTCAGAAGCAGAAGTCGAGAGCGGGTCGAGTGAATTTGCTGTTGAAGTCAAGAGCGCAATCTTGTGAAATGGATGAAGGCAGGTAGGTCGGGACTTCTTATACTCTGCTGACGCGCGCAGAGGAGAGTAATTGAAAGCGTGTTTGTCGGAAAAGTGAAAGAGCACTGGAGAAGCGGCGATTCGTTTGAATAATCGAGTGGAGGACGGCCCGCATTTCAGTTTAGTGGACTGACACCCGTCTGGCAGCCTGGACCTGGTCCGTGCCCATCCATATGTCCTCAGACAGGGGAAAGAGCTTCACTTCACAGTGGTGGCACGGTCAGGGTGGATGCCAGCTGGCAGCCCCTCGTCAGGCACACCTCAGCTGCCACTGGGTGCTGGAAAGACCACCTATCGACCACAGTTGTATCATTTCTGGGAGGTGAAGCTACAATTGCCAGTAATTAACGGCTCgaccgacaccgacaccgacaccaacCCGACCTCTCCCAACTGAGCCCCAGCAAACCGTCCAGCTGTTGAATTCAAGATGGTAGACCTCCCGAGATGATGCAATCCAGAGCGCAACAAACAGCTAACCATTGCGCCCTAGGTTGTCCTCGCTGCGTCCATCTGC from Podospora pseudoanserina strain CBS 124.78 chromosome 7 map unlocalized CBS124.78p_7.2, whole genome shotgun sequence includes these protein-coding regions:
- a CDS encoding uncharacterized protein (EggNog:ENOG503P70M; COG:S), with product MDQVELAVDPGPLGQLDQEAVPDFDADGFDFQLDGVYDQADENQQDAPAVITKNVVDQVDEIGYEDDEEEAHSEHAATNSAEDEGPPNEVAGDEIAATGLEYQEEIGYEEDYSLTTEAVKADENAQDLAVADAEQPEYQAEDELDPLHEDQPEYEAENQAEPQLGDEPEFEAEDQSEPQHEDEPEYEAEDQIEPQHEDQPEYEADEQPSPQHDNSIGQPQIHAQEDQAVLLNNIESEKPMVEEDLDDQLDHDDDDNDDDDDEKEKVPELGSHSNMDYEAGSNHADGNEDYLMDDDEEPRGGLSEVDKAIEDLASSLHGVPDIEVFYNDVNYSLFGTANDDPDAFFLSDVKKMDEPLAQFLSSLRQVIANEIAPTDTLLVSFDSLDLEFGERSSERFLNRTLRELLDCHAALAAKDTAIASVPVLQLIVQHDCEERFLQLLDEAKYGGESPCRSGSVLSEHEHSEHTESNHQKRWVNEELLVDEDDDTAHDSYENETPVNGIASNHDQSHNPSVSPAVENDATTQNEDAAISSTHSQSPELAAEGQPDHDDQVVYQTTLETVHAEDSNTSDFPQEQVSYESVDVDVDEQEMKDADEAFDVITELETTEEAQLTSNGVFELTTGSNDNDLLLTFDQDGGLSTIDEQEGDGGQGGEILNGVPEVTNTAADNNEDALETDWQAEISQVSRGMSPTVSKDPQQGPSASATGDTASDHTSTTMNGDEIDYDENDGADDSFTPDNSAPHSVAAPVEDGDEIDWGNDGDEYEEVHDEAEGDITFEPQPDLDLAPSSPTGKRYRTDDAESLAEESDHKRRRT